The following proteins come from a genomic window of Halomarina ordinaria:
- a CDS encoding HIT family protein: MTDCVFCAIVDDEIPSHTVYEDDAVLAFLDANPLAPGHTLVVPKAHHERLNDLPADRASRVFAAVHALVPAVEEAVDADATTVGFNNGTAAGQEVPHVHAHVVPRFDGDGGGPIHAAMGTRPDLSDEELADVAASIGERASVDR, encoded by the coding sequence ATGACCGACTGCGTCTTCTGCGCCATCGTCGACGACGAGATTCCGAGCCACACCGTCTACGAGGACGACGCGGTGCTCGCCTTCCTCGACGCGAACCCCCTCGCCCCCGGTCACACGCTCGTCGTCCCGAAGGCGCACCACGAGCGACTGAACGACCTCCCCGCCGACCGCGCCTCGCGCGTCTTCGCCGCCGTCCACGCCCTCGTCCCCGCCGTCGAGGAGGCCGTCGACGCCGACGCCACGACCGTCGGATTCAACAACGGGACGGCCGCCGGCCAGGAGGTGCCCCACGTCCACGCCCACGTCGTCCCCCGGTTCGACGGCGACGGCGGCGGCCCCATCCACGCCGCGATGGGCACTCGCCCGGACCTGAGCGACGAGGAACTGGCGGACGTCGCCGCGAGCATCGGCGAGCGAGCGTCGGTCGACCGGTGA
- the ileS gene encoding isoleucine--tRNA ligase has translation MSDSADSTPESGAESSGPRGRFGEVEDQYDPDAVEARVREHWQAVDAYEQTKRNREGAERFFFVDGPPYTSGAAHMGTTWNKSLKDTYIRYKRMRGYDVTDRPGYDMHGLPIETKVEEKLGFDNKKDIEAFGMENFIEECKEFADEQLEGLQDDFKSFGVWMDWEDPYRTVSPEYMEAAWWGFAQAHERGLVDRGKRSITQCPRCETAIAKNEVEYHEIESPSIYVSFPLRGREGSLVIWTTTPWTIPANTFVAVDEDADYVGVDATKGDETDRLYLAEAMVEDVLSRGRYEDYEVVEELTGADLLGWEYDHPLPEAVPDHPSFEGAGRVYHADYVEVDRTGLVHSAPGHGQEDFERGQELGLDIFCPVGPDGVYTEQGGAYAGQFVRDANEDIIGDLEANGHLLAHETTRHDYGQCWRCDTDIVFLATDQWFVTVTDVREEMLENIEDSEWHPQEARDNRFRKFIEGSPDWNVSRQRYWGIPIPIWVPEDWEGSMDDVLVVATREELAERVDQDVDPESVDLHRPTVDDLTITEGGVTYERVPDVFDVWLDSSVASWGTLDYPGETADFEELWPADLIMEAHDQTRGWFWSQLGMGTTAMGEIPYREVLMHGWALAEDGRKMSKSIGNVVTPREALERHGADPMRLFLLSVNPQGEDMRFSWDEMATMQRNLNILWNVFRFPLPYMRMDGFDPDAVTLAECDLELVDEWVLSRLQTTKAEMTDHWEDFRQDRALDALLEFVVDDVSRFYIQVVRERMWAEEDSASKRAAYATLHRVLLETVQLLAPYAPYVADDVYATLTGEAGHDTVHMCDWPAVDEAYHREDLEADVAVLRAVEEAGANARQQAERKLRWPVPRVVVAANDGEAARAVREHAPLLRERLNAREVEVVAPDESWEELAYSAQADMSVLGPEFGARAQEVMRALNEARVPEATLDALEGSVNDRLDDPVTLTDEMVEFVTETPGNVAGTAFAVDGTERGVVYVDTSLTEDIESEGYAREVIRRVQEMRKDLDLDLDARVRVDLDVADDRVADLVAAHEDLIAREVRAAEFGDVSDGHRREWDVEGVEMTIAVEPLATPEPSD, from the coding sequence ATGAGCGATAGCGCCGACAGCACCCCCGAATCGGGGGCGGAGTCGTCCGGACCGCGAGGCCGATTCGGCGAGGTGGAAGACCAGTACGACCCGGACGCCGTGGAGGCGCGCGTCCGCGAACACTGGCAGGCGGTGGACGCCTACGAGCAGACCAAGCGCAACCGGGAGGGCGCCGAGCGGTTCTTCTTCGTCGACGGCCCCCCCTACACGAGCGGCGCGGCCCACATGGGGACGACCTGGAACAAGTCACTGAAGGACACCTACATCCGCTACAAGCGGATGCGGGGGTACGACGTGACCGACCGGCCGGGCTACGACATGCACGGCCTCCCCATCGAGACGAAAGTCGAGGAGAAGTTGGGCTTCGACAACAAGAAGGACATCGAGGCGTTCGGGATGGAGAACTTCATCGAGGAGTGCAAGGAGTTCGCCGACGAGCAACTCGAGGGGCTCCAGGACGACTTCAAGTCCTTCGGCGTCTGGATGGACTGGGAGGACCCCTACCGGACGGTGTCGCCGGAGTACATGGAGGCGGCGTGGTGGGGGTTCGCGCAGGCCCACGAGCGCGGCCTCGTCGACCGGGGCAAGCGCTCCATCACGCAGTGTCCCCGCTGTGAGACCGCCATCGCGAAGAACGAGGTGGAGTACCACGAGATCGAGTCGCCGAGCATCTACGTCTCGTTCCCCCTCCGCGGGCGCGAGGGGTCGCTCGTCATCTGGACGACCACGCCGTGGACCATCCCCGCCAACACCTTCGTCGCCGTCGACGAGGACGCGGACTACGTGGGCGTCGACGCGACGAAGGGCGACGAGACGGACCGCCTCTACCTCGCCGAGGCGATGGTCGAGGACGTCCTCTCGCGCGGGCGCTACGAGGACTACGAGGTCGTCGAGGAACTGACGGGCGCCGACCTGCTGGGCTGGGAGTACGACCACCCCCTCCCCGAAGCGGTCCCCGACCACCCCTCCTTCGAGGGGGCGGGACGGGTGTACCACGCCGACTACGTCGAGGTCGACCGCACCGGTCTCGTCCACTCCGCGCCCGGCCACGGGCAGGAGGACTTCGAGCGCGGCCAGGAACTCGGCCTCGACATCTTCTGCCCGGTCGGCCCCGACGGCGTCTACACCGAACAGGGCGGGGCGTACGCGGGCCAGTTCGTCCGCGACGCGAACGAGGACATCATCGGAGACCTGGAGGCGAACGGCCACCTGCTGGCGCACGAGACGACCCGCCACGACTACGGCCAGTGCTGGCGCTGCGACACGGACATCGTCTTCCTCGCCACCGACCAGTGGTTCGTCACCGTCACCGACGTCCGCGAGGAGATGCTCGAGAACATCGAGGACTCCGAGTGGCACCCCCAGGAGGCACGCGACAACCGGTTCCGGAAGTTCATCGAGGGGTCGCCCGACTGGAACGTCTCCCGGCAGCGCTACTGGGGCATCCCCATCCCCATCTGGGTGCCGGAGGACTGGGAGGGGTCGATGGACGACGTCCTCGTCGTCGCCACGCGCGAGGAACTCGCCGAGCGCGTCGACCAGGACGTCGACCCCGAGTCGGTCGACCTCCACCGCCCGACGGTGGACGACCTCACCATCACCGAAGGGGGCGTCACCTACGAGCGCGTCCCGGACGTCTTCGACGTCTGGCTCGACTCCTCGGTCGCCTCGTGGGGGACGCTCGACTACCCCGGCGAGACGGCGGACTTCGAGGAGCTGTGGCCGGCCGACCTCATCATGGAGGCCCACGACCAGACCCGCGGCTGGTTCTGGTCCCAGCTGGGGATGGGCACCACCGCGATGGGCGAGATTCCCTACCGGGAGGTGCTGATGCACGGCTGGGCGCTCGCCGAGGACGGACGGAAGATGTCGAAGTCCATCGGGAACGTCGTCACGCCCCGGGAGGCCCTGGAGCGCCACGGTGCGGACCCGATGCGCCTGTTCCTGCTGTCGGTGAACCCGCAGGGCGAGGACATGCGCTTCTCGTGGGACGAGATGGCGACGATGCAGCGCAACCTCAACATCCTCTGGAACGTCTTCCGGTTCCCGCTGCCGTACATGCGGATGGACGGGTTCGACCCCGACGCGGTCACGTTGGCGGAGTGCGACCTCGAACTCGTCGACGAGTGGGTGCTCTCGCGCCTCCAGACGACGAAGGCCGAGATGACCGACCACTGGGAGGACTTCCGACAGGACCGGGCGCTCGACGCGCTGCTCGAGTTCGTCGTCGACGACGTCTCGCGGTTCTACATCCAGGTCGTCAGAGAGCGGATGTGGGCCGAGGAGGACTCCGCGAGCAAGCGTGCGGCCTACGCGACGCTCCACCGCGTCCTGCTCGAGACGGTGCAACTGCTCGCGCCGTACGCGCCCTACGTCGCGGACGACGTCTACGCGACGCTCACGGGCGAGGCGGGCCACGACACGGTCCACATGTGCGACTGGCCCGCCGTCGACGAGGCGTACCACCGCGAGGACCTCGAAGCCGACGTGGCGGTCCTCCGGGCCGTCGAGGAGGCGGGCGCGAACGCCCGCCAGCAGGCCGAGCGAAAGCTCCGCTGGCCGGTCCCGCGCGTCGTCGTCGCCGCGAACGACGGCGAGGCCGCCCGCGCCGTCCGCGAGCACGCCCCCCTCCTGCGCGAGCGCCTCAACGCCCGCGAGGTCGAGGTGGTGGCTCCCGACGAGTCGTGGGAGGAACTCGCCTACTCCGCGCAGGCGGACATGAGCGTCCTCGGCCCGGAGTTCGGTGCCCGCGCCCAGGAGGTCATGCGCGCGCTCAACGAGGCGCGCGTCCCCGAGGCGACGCTCGACGCACTGGAGGGGAGCGTCAACGACCGTCTCGACGACCCGGTGACGCTCACCGACGAGATGGTCGAGTTCGTCACGGAGACGCCCGGCAACGTCGCCGGGACGGCCTTCGCCGTCGACGGGACCGAACGGGGCGTCGTCTACGTC
- a CDS encoding ParA family protein, protein MSSYSLVGTAGGAGTTRLALELGGVLARGGWEVTVLDASYATQGLADHCSGRIDPDATTLALDGDIPLSAGLVDLAPDAPGRLAVCPARAPFERLARAKAPEAARRLEARIEAASEAFDVVLVDTPPVAANQSVAAAVATDERVLVAPPGQRGRDALARTRDRLADLGVEGEHVLVNRTDSLDGAPDADAVVPASSVTDPAEVPVTLDGEGTFVARCAEAAATLFDADLEIETEAPGLGERLRSLG, encoded by the coding sequence ATGAGTAGCTACAGTCTCGTCGGCACTGCCGGCGGCGCCGGCACGACCCGACTCGCGCTCGAACTCGGCGGCGTCCTCGCTCGCGGCGGGTGGGAGGTGACCGTCCTCGACGCGTCCTACGCGACGCAGGGACTCGCGGACCACTGTTCCGGGCGCATCGACCCGGACGCGACGACGCTCGCGCTCGACGGTGACATACCGCTTTCCGCCGGGCTGGTCGACCTCGCTCCCGACGCGCCGGGCCGCCTCGCGGTCTGTCCCGCCCGCGCGCCGTTCGAGCGCCTCGCCCGGGCGAAGGCGCCCGAGGCCGCCCGTCGTCTGGAGGCGCGCATCGAGGCGGCGAGCGAGGCGTTCGACGTCGTCCTCGTGGACACGCCGCCGGTGGCCGCGAATCAGAGCGTCGCGGCGGCCGTGGCGACGGACGAGCGCGTCCTCGTCGCGCCCCCGGGGCAGCGCGGCCGCGACGCCCTCGCCCGGACGCGCGACCGACTCGCGGACCTCGGCGTGGAGGGTGAACACGTCCTCGTCAACCGGACCGACTCGCTCGACGGGGCGCCGGACGCGGACGCCGTCGTCCCCGCGTCGAGCGTGACGGACCCCGCCGAGGTGCCGGTGACGCTCGACGGCGAGGGGACGTTCGTCGCGAGGTGTGCCGAGGCGGCGGCGACGCTGTTCGACGCGGACCTCGAGATAGAGACGGAAGCGCCGGGGCTGGGCGAGCGGTTGCGTTCGCTCGGGTAG
- a CDS encoding thioesterase, FlK family — protein MDDLSSLTGVTGRREFAVEPRHATSVFGEQADPPALPAALASPDEVVEVLGTPFLLSFCEFVGRESLRGHLPEGTGTVGERADVRHRRAATVGTTVVVETDVVDVDGTRVELTATVSRATDEGTVGTATLVFRVVDRERFRASL, from the coding sequence ATGGACGACCTCTCCTCGCTCACCGGCGTGACCGGTCGCCGGGAGTTCGCCGTCGAACCGCGCCACGCGACGAGCGTCTTCGGCGAGCAGGCCGACCCGCCCGCGCTCCCCGCCGCCCTCGCCTCCCCCGACGAGGTGGTGGAGGTCCTCGGGACGCCCTTCCTCCTCTCGTTCTGCGAGTTCGTCGGCCGGGAGTCGCTGCGCGGGCACCTCCCCGAGGGGACCGGCACGGTCGGCGAGCGCGCCGACGTCCGCCACCGCCGGGCGGCCACCGTCGGGACGACGGTGGTCGTGGAGACGGACGTCGTCGACGTGGACGGGACGCGCGTCGAACTGACGGCGACCGTCTCGCGCGCGACCGACGAGGGGACCGTCGGCACCGCGACGCTCGTCTTCCGGGTGGTCGACCGCGAGCGGTTCCGGGCCTCGTTGTAA
- a CDS encoding lamin tail domain-containing protein, whose protein sequence is MRRRAYVSGVAALLAVGGAGCLESSAPGNASARSGSEPGENGTPPTNRTGNGTDEDVEGSGDLVVEGVYPEEVDREYIDYEYVEFGNQGSEPLDLAGFTLHYDGDETYAFGDLALEPGASVAVLSRSGDDVTLTSDPPTYLRYAGFGESDDTSVLPDDGGRVVVRDDAGERVLEHAYGDEA, encoded by the coding sequence ATGAGACGACGCGCCTACGTGTCGGGGGTCGCGGCGCTCCTCGCCGTCGGGGGTGCGGGCTGTCTCGAGTCGAGCGCTCCGGGGAACGCGTCCGCGAGGAGCGGTTCCGAACCGGGGGAGAACGGGACGCCACCGACGAATCGGACCGGGAACGGCACCGATGAGGACGTCGAAGGGTCAGGGGACCTCGTCGTCGAGGGAGTGTACCCGGAGGAGGTCGACCGGGAGTATATCGACTACGAGTACGTCGAGTTCGGGAATCAGGGGAGTGAGCCGCTCGACCTCGCCGGTTTCACCCTCCACTACGACGGCGACGAGACGTACGCGTTCGGCGACCTCGCGCTCGAACCGGGCGCGTCGGTCGCCGTCCTCAGCCGGAGCGGGGACGACGTCACGCTCACCAGCGACCCGCCGACCTACCTCCGGTACGCCGGGTTCGGCGAGTCGGACGACACCTCCGTCCTCCCCGACGACGGCGGGAGGGTCGTCGTGCGCGACGATGCCGGGGAACGGGTACTCGAACACGCCTACGGCGACGAAGCCTGA
- a CDS encoding amidohydrolase family protein, with the protein MTDPFSDVTDAHVHLMPERLMAAIRGALTDEAGWTFPAPAAQREMERALRAQGVTRYVALPYAHKPGIARELNEWLVERCAASEMAVPFATVHGDDDVRAVVREAFEAGARGLKFQCPVQRCAPDDPRLDPAYELAAEYDRPVLFHAGTAPMFEDSPHVGLDRFEAFVDSYPEVRACCAHMGTYEASGFVDLAREAESVFLDTCVAMSAAAPEYLDFDPASVPDAVFEDLAGRVMYGSDYPNVPYPYEDERAHLLSRDLSPEAFDALFRGAAANFLGEA; encoded by the coding sequence GTGACGGACCCGTTCTCCGACGTCACCGACGCGCACGTCCACCTGATGCCCGAACGCCTCATGGCCGCCATCCGGGGGGCGCTCACCGACGAGGCCGGGTGGACCTTCCCCGCGCCGGCCGCCCAGCGCGAGATGGAGCGGGCGCTCCGCGCGCAGGGCGTGACGCGCTACGTCGCGCTTCCCTACGCCCACAAACCGGGCATCGCCCGCGAGTTGAACGAGTGGCTGGTCGAGCGGTGTGCCGCCTCCGAGATGGCCGTCCCCTTCGCCACCGTCCACGGCGACGACGACGTGCGGGCGGTGGTCCGCGAGGCGTTCGAGGCGGGCGCGCGCGGGCTGAAGTTCCAGTGCCCGGTCCAGCGGTGCGCGCCGGACGACCCGCGCCTCGACCCGGCGTACGAACTCGCCGCCGAGTACGACCGGCCCGTCCTCTTCCACGCCGGGACGGCCCCGATGTTCGAGGACAGCCCGCACGTCGGCCTCGACCGGTTCGAGGCCTTCGTCGACTCCTACCCCGAGGTGCGCGCCTGCTGTGCGCACATGGGCACCTACGAGGCGTCGGGGTTCGTCGACCTGGCGCGCGAGGCCGAGTCGGTGTTCCTCGACACCTGCGTCGCCATGTCGGCCGCCGCGCCGGAGTACCTCGACTTCGACCCGGCGTCGGTGCCGGACGCCGTCTTCGAGGACCTCGCCGGACGCGTCATGTACGGTTCGGACTACCCGAACGTCCCCTACCCCTACGAGGACGAGCGCGCGCACCTGCTGTCGCGCGACCTGTCGCCCGAGGCCTTCGACGCGCTCTTTCGCGGGGCGGCGGCGAACTTCCTCGGCGAGGCGTGA
- a CDS encoding MFS transporter, with translation MTLRSDPRRWRWVLWTVLAGGFLLVNFHRVSSSVLADQLARAFDASAAELGLLHSSFFYVYAALQLPAGVLADRAGSRRVAAAGLVVMSAGVFAFATSGSFAVGFLARAAIGLGGSVVYVATLRFCANWFRPTEFATMTGLTIAATGIGGVLATTPLALAVGAFGWRETLAGAGCASLVAAVAVLALVRDRPERAGFDPIEGVTPPEGRTDTREVLSNTRTVLGERETWLLGGMLFFLIGVNFTVLGLWGVPYIVHVYDVSVARASAYVLLGNVGLVVGPPVFGSLSDRLGRRTVVVLASTVGFTAAYGVVFLTVTPPLPVLGLLFFLATFVNGGAALAYTVAKERHGATASGTVTGTVNSIGYFGAAVFPALMGVVLDAYWTGGTVDGARVYTTAGYRVAFGIAALSGVLAVCCAALVHRRADRTVDDRATPATD, from the coding sequence ATGACACTCCGGTCGGACCCGAGACGCTGGCGCTGGGTGCTGTGGACCGTCCTCGCGGGCGGCTTCCTGCTCGTGAACTTCCACCGCGTCTCCTCGTCGGTGCTCGCCGACCAGCTCGCGCGGGCGTTCGACGCCAGCGCCGCCGAACTCGGCCTGCTCCACTCCTCGTTCTTCTACGTCTACGCCGCCCTCCAGTTGCCCGCCGGGGTGCTCGCCGACCGTGCGGGGTCGCGCCGGGTGGCCGCCGCCGGCCTCGTCGTGATGAGCGCGGGCGTCTTCGCCTTCGCGACGAGCGGGTCGTTCGCCGTCGGCTTCCTCGCGCGGGCGGCCATCGGCCTCGGTGGGAGCGTCGTCTACGTGGCGACGCTGCGCTTCTGCGCGAATTGGTTCCGCCCGACGGAGTTCGCCACCATGACGGGGCTGACCATCGCCGCCACGGGCATCGGGGGCGTCCTCGCGACGACGCCACTGGCGCTCGCAGTCGGGGCGTTCGGCTGGCGCGAGACGCTCGCCGGTGCCGGCTGTGCGAGCCTCGTCGCCGCCGTCGCCGTCCTCGCGCTGGTCCGGGACCGGCCGGAGCGCGCCGGCTTCGACCCCATCGAGGGCGTCACGCCCCCCGAGGGTCGGACCGACACCCGCGAGGTGCTCTCGAACACCCGGACGGTCCTCGGCGAGCGCGAGACGTGGCTGCTCGGCGGCATGCTCTTCTTCCTCATCGGCGTCAACTTCACCGTCCTCGGGCTCTGGGGCGTGCCGTACATCGTCCACGTCTACGACGTGTCGGTCGCGCGCGCCTCGGCGTACGTGCTCCTCGGGAACGTCGGCCTCGTGGTCGGCCCGCCCGTCTTCGGGTCGCTCTCGGACCGCCTCGGCCGGCGGACGGTGGTCGTCCTCGCGTCGACGGTCGGGTTCACCGCCGCCTACGGGGTCGTCTTCCTCACCGTCACGCCGCCGCTGCCGGTGCTCGGTCTCCTGTTCTTTCTCGCGACGTTCGTCAACGGCGGCGCCGCCCTCGCCTACACCGTCGCCAAGGAGCGCCACGGGGCGACCGCGAGCGGCACCGTCACCGGCACGGTCAACAGCATCGGCTACTTCGGCGCGGCCGTCTTCCCCGCACTGATGGGCGTCGTGCTCGACGCCTACTGGACCGGCGGGACGGTCGACGGCGCGCGCGTCTACACGACGGCCGGCTACCGCGTCGCGTTCGGCATCGCCGCGCTCTCGGGGGTGCTCGCGGTCTGCTGTGCCGCCCTCGTCCACCGGCGGGCGGACCGAACCGTGGACGACCGGGCGACGCCCGCGACCGACTGA
- a CDS encoding DUF7858 family protein — MTLSDIAAGLEVTTEQRSRGVASVDATGTSLRERLTAFADDLPCSATDAAAVVEAYAGGASVGASAATADLPPVTGATVLHLLGEHVSPLGPTGREVVRDWLDARLSRADALALSGASEREFALAIYVETHDPLPGAQEALEGALSLGGDAAVEKRDLLAETMDDAFDPF, encoded by the coding sequence ATGACGCTCTCCGACATCGCCGCCGGACTGGAGGTGACGACCGAACAGCGTTCGCGGGGGGTCGCGTCGGTCGACGCGACCGGCACATCGCTTCGAGAACGGCTCACCGCGTTCGCCGACGACCTCCCCTGTTCGGCGACCGACGCCGCCGCGGTCGTCGAGGCGTACGCGGGCGGGGCGAGTGTGGGTGCGAGCGCCGCCACTGCCGACCTCCCGCCGGTGACGGGCGCGACGGTCCTCCACCTGCTCGGCGAGCACGTCTCGCCGCTCGGCCCGACCGGCCGCGAGGTGGTGCGCGACTGGCTCGACGCCCGCCTCTCGCGGGCGGACGCGCTCGCGCTCTCGGGCGCGAGCGAGCGGGAGTTCGCCCTCGCTATCTACGTCGAGACGCACGACCCGCTCCCGGGTGCGCAGGAGGCGCTCGAGGGGGCGCTGTCGCTCGGCGGCGACGCCGCCGTCGAGAAGCGTGACCTGCTCGCCGAGACGATGGACGACGCCTTCGACCCGTTCTGA
- a CDS encoding halocarboxylic acid dehydrogenase DehI family protein, which translates to MDTSKQVHDHEATGWQRGFYDDVKHTFRAPVVNWIFRTMTANDPEFARYAWGQVKPLYGTRAFARTSVAYRDAALVDLDDLPSYDPAALSLSPAEFAELRAQLATFDIVAPRLAVLFATVDRALSGESLGTDPADDPATTAPAPGWLDRDRGVPVSMVAASDVPESLSGTVDAVRGFHGLDEGLPSVYRCLAQWPDAFEQVWDDLEPVVESESFERAYGRAGDLVDEYVSGVPYRPRLTPEDLRDVGFEDDRIEAARGLFAEFNGRSVGTVLLALPVFAATVGAGGERALL; encoded by the coding sequence ATGGATACGAGCAAGCAGGTGCACGACCACGAGGCGACGGGGTGGCAGCGCGGGTTCTACGACGACGTCAAACACACCTTCCGGGCACCCGTCGTCAACTGGATCTTCCGAACCATGACGGCGAACGACCCCGAGTTCGCGCGCTACGCCTGGGGACAGGTGAAGCCGCTGTACGGGACGCGCGCGTTCGCCCGCACCTCGGTCGCCTACCGCGACGCCGCGCTCGTCGACCTCGACGACCTGCCGTCGTACGACCCCGCCGCACTCTCGCTCTCGCCCGCCGAGTTCGCCGAACTGCGCGCTCAACTGGCGACGTTCGATATCGTCGCGCCCCGACTCGCCGTCCTCTTCGCGACGGTCGACCGGGCGCTCTCGGGCGAGTCGCTGGGGACCGACCCCGCCGACGACCCGGCGACGACCGCCCCCGCTCCCGGGTGGCTGGACCGCGACCGGGGGGTACCGGTGTCGATGGTCGCCGCGAGCGACGTCCCCGAGTCGCTGTCGGGGACGGTCGACGCCGTCAGAGGGTTCCACGGCCTCGACGAGGGCCTCCCGAGCGTCTACCGCTGTCTCGCGCAGTGGCCCGACGCGTTCGAGCAGGTGTGGGACGACCTCGAACCCGTCGTCGAGAGCGAGTCGTTCGAGCGCGCCTACGGCCGGGCCGGCGACCTGGTCGACGAGTACGTCTCGGGCGTCCCCTACCGCCCCCGCCTCACCCCCGAGGACCTCCGAGACGTCGGGTTCGAGGACGACCGCATCGAGGCCGCACGGGGGCTGTTCGCCGAGTTCAACGGGCGGTCGGTCGGGACGGTACTGCTCGCGCTCCCCGTCTTCGCGGCGACGGTCGGCGCGGGCGGCGAGCGCGCGCTCCTGTGA
- a CDS encoding uracil-DNA glycosylase: protein MPAFPDPEDRLALEPGCRRCPALCAARNRICWGVGPRDAPLVVVGEAPAAGDPTADRWQGGNWTGMAYSGRNSGWKIRSMVEELGYDDAYYTNAVKCFPSEAIPADAPEAADRLDRPPHETSHREPTPEERANCRPYLLRELDAVAPACVLATGKHATGSLLAVEGRTVDGFLDLVLSVQQCPTLGVPVLPVLHPSYQEVWISRLGHSYESYRDAVGEALAGLGV, encoded by the coding sequence GTGCCCGCGTTCCCCGACCCCGAGGACCGCCTCGCCCTCGAACCCGGCTGCCGGCGCTGTCCGGCGCTCTGCGCCGCCCGCAACCGCATCTGCTGGGGGGTCGGCCCCCGCGACGCCCCCCTCGTCGTCGTGGGGGAGGCGCCCGCCGCCGGCGACCCGACCGCCGACCGCTGGCAGGGGGGCAACTGGACCGGGATGGCCTACTCCGGGCGCAACTCCGGGTGGAAGATACGGTCGATGGTCGAGGAACTGGGCTACGACGACGCCTACTACACGAACGCGGTGAAGTGCTTCCCGAGCGAGGCGATTCCCGCCGACGCGCCCGAGGCGGCCGACCGTCTCGACCGCCCGCCCCACGAGACGAGCCACCGCGAACCCACCCCCGAGGAGCGCGCGAACTGTCGACCCTACCTGCTCCGGGAACTCGACGCCGTCGCCCCGGCCTGCGTCCTCGCGACCGGGAAGCACGCCACGGGGTCGCTGCTCGCCGTCGAGGGGCGCACCGTCGACGGGTTCCTCGACCTCGTGCTCTCCGTCCAGCAGTGCCCGACCCTCGGCGTCCCCGTCCTCCCGGTCCTGCACCCGTCGTACCAGGAGGTCTGGATTTCTCGCCTCGGTCACTCCTACGAGTCCTACCGCGACGCCGTCGGAGAGGCGCTCGCCGGCCTCGGCGTTTAA
- a CDS encoding methylated-DNA--[protein]-cysteine S-methyltransferase, translated as MRLSVLGSTLDLDERFVDAPPETVREQVTEYERGERRAFDLPLAFPDGFTGRVMRAMCEIPYGETRTYGDLATALGTAPVAVGGACGRNPLPLVVPCHRVVASDGGLGGYSAADGVACKRRLLDFEGARA; from the coding sequence ATGCGCCTCAGCGTACTGGGGTCGACGCTCGACCTCGACGAGCGGTTCGTCGACGCCCCGCCCGAGACGGTCCGCGAGCAGGTGACGGAGTACGAGCGCGGCGAGCGCCGGGCGTTCGACCTCCCGCTCGCCTTCCCCGACGGTTTCACCGGCCGGGTGATGCGCGCGATGTGCGAGATACCGTACGGCGAGACGCGCACCTACGGCGACCTGGCGACTGCGCTCGGCACCGCGCCGGTGGCCGTCGGCGGGGCCTGCGGACGCAACCCCCTCCCGCTGGTGGTCCCGTGCCACCGCGTCGTGGCGAGCGACGGCGGCCTCGGGGGGTACTCCGCCGCCGACGGGGTGGCGTGCAAGCGTCGCCTGCTCGATTTCGAGGGGGCGCGCGCGTGA